NNNNNNNNNNNNNNNNNNNNNNNNNNNNNNNNNNNNNNNNNNNNNNNNNNNNNNNNNNNNNNNNNNNNNNNNNNNNNNNNNNNNNNNNNNNNNNNNNNNNNNNNNNNNNNNNNNNNNNNNNNNNNNNNNNNNNNNNNNNNNNNNNNNNNNNNNNNNNNNNNNNNNNNNNNNNNNNNNNNNNNNNNNNNNNNNNNNNNNNNNNNNNNNNNNNNNNNNNNNNNNNNNNNNNNNNNNNNNNNNNNNNNNNNNNNNNNNNNNNNNNNNNNNNNNNNNNNNNNNNNNNNNNNNNNNNNNNNNNNNNNNNNNNNNNNNNNNNNNNNNNNNNNNNNNNNNNNNNNNNNNNNNNNNNNNNNNNNNNNNNNNNNNNNNNNNNNNNNNNNNNNNNNNNNNNNNNNNNNNNNNNNNNNNNNNNNNNNNNNNNNNNNNNNNNNNNNNNNNNNNNNNNNNNNNNNNNNNNNNNNNNNNNNNNNNNNNNNNNNNNNNNNNNNNNNNNNNNNNNNNNNNNNNNNNNNNNNNNNNNNNNNNNNNNNNNNNNNNNNNNNNNNNNNNNNNNNNNNNNNNNNNNNNNNNNNNNNNNNNNNNNNNNNNNNNNNNNNNNNNNNNNNNNNNNNNNNNNNNNNNNNNNNNNNNNNNNNNNNNNNNNNNNNNNNNNNNNNNNNNNNNNNNNNNNNNNNNNNNNNNNNNNNNNNNNNNNNNNNNNNNNNNNNNNNNNNNNNNNNNNNNNNNNNNNNNNNNNNNNNNNNNNNNNNNNNNNNNNNNNNNNNNNNNNNNNNNNNNNNNNNNNNNNNNNNNNNNNNNNNNNNNNNNNNNNNNNNNNNNNNNNNNNNNNNNNNNNNNNNNNNNNNNNNNNNNNNNNNNNNNNNNNNNNNNNNNNNNNNNNNNNNNNNNNNNNNNNNNNNNNNNNNNNNNNNNNNNNNNNNNNNNNNNNNNNNNNNNNNNNNNNNNNNNNNNNNNNNNNNNNNNNNNNNNNNNNNNNNNNNNNNNNNNNNNNNNNNNNNNNNNNNNNNNNNNNNNNNNNNNNNNNNNNNNNNNNNNNNNNNNNNNNNNNNNNNNNNNNNNNNNNNNNNNNNNNNNNNNNNNNNNNNNNNNNNNNNNNNNNNNNNNNNNNNNNNNNNNNNNNNNNNNNNNNNNNNNNNNNNNNNNNNNNNNNNNNNNNNNNNNNNNNNNNNNNNNNNNNNNNNNNNNNNNNNNNNNNNNNNNNNNNNNNNNNNNNNNNNNNNNNNNNNNNNNNNNNNNNNNNNNNNNNNNNNNNNNNNNNNNNNNNNNNNNNNNNNNNNNNNNNNNNNNNNNNNNNNNNNNNNNNNNNNNNNNNNNNNNNNNNNNNNNNNNNNNNNNNNNNNNNNNNNNNNNNNNNNNNNNNNNNNNNNNNNNNNNNNNNNNNNNNNNNNNNNNNNNNNNNNNNNNNNNNNNNNNNNNNNNNNNNNNNNNNNNNNNNNNNNNNNNNNNNNNNNNNNNNNNNNNNNNNNNNNNNNNNNNNNNNNNNNNNNNNNNNNNNNNNNNNNNNNNNNNNNNNNNNNNNNNNNNNNNNNNNNNNNNNNNNNNNNNNNNNNNNNNNNNNNNNNNNNNNNNNNNNNNNNNNNNNNNNNNNNNNNNNNNNNNNNNNNNNNNNNNNNNNNNNNNNNNNNNNNNNNNNNNNNNNNNNNNNNNNNNNNNNNNNNNNNNNNNNNNNNNNNNNNNNNNNNNNNNNNNNNNNNNNNNNNNNNNNNNNNNNNNNNNNNNNNNNNNNNNNNNNNNNNNNNNNNNNNNNNNNNNNNNNNNNNNNNNNNNNNNNNNNNNNNNNNNNNNNNNNNNNNNNNNNNNNNNNNNNNNNNNNNNNNNNNNNNNNNNNNNNNNNNNNNNNNNNNNNNNNNNNNNNNNNNNNNNNNNNNNNNNNNNNNNNNNNNNNNNNNNNNNNNNNNNNNNNNNNNNNNNNNNNNNNNNNNNNNNNNNNNNNNNNNNNNNNNNNNNNNNNNNNNNNNNNNNNNNNNNNNNNNNNNNNNNNNNNNNNNNNNNNNNNNNNNNNNNNNNNNNNNNNNNNNNNNNNNNNNNNNNNNNNNNNNNNNNNNNNNNNNNNNNNNNNNNNNNNNNNNNNNNNNNNNNNNNNNNNNNNNNNNNNNNNNNNNNNNNNNNNNNNNNNNNNNNNNNNNNNNNNNNNNNNNNNNNNNNNNNNNNNNNNNNNNNNNNNNNNNNNNNNNNNNNNNNNNNNNNNNNNNNNNNNNNNNNNNNNNNNNNNNNNNNNNNNNNNNNNNNNNNNNNNNNNNNNNNNNNNNNNNNNNNNNNNNNNNNNNNNNNNNNNNNNNNNNNNNNNNNNNNNNNNNNNNNNNNNNNNNNNNNNNNNNNNNNNNNNNNNNNNNNNNNNNNNNNNNNNNNNNNNNNNNNNNNNNNNNNNNNNNNNNNNNNNNNNNNNNNNNNNNNNNNNNNNNNNNNNNNNNNNNNNNNNNNNNNNNNNNNNNNNNNNNNNNNNNNNNNNNNNNNNNNNNNNNNNNNNNNNNNNNNNNNNNNNNNNNNNNNNNNNNNNNNNNNNNNNNNNNNNNNNNNNNNNNNNNNNNNNNNNNNNNNNNNNNNNNNNNNNNNNNNNNNNNNNNNNNNNNNNNNNNNNNNNNNNNNNNNNNNNNNNNNNNNNNNNNNNNNNNNNNNNNNNNNNNNNNNNNNNNNNNNNNNNNNNNNNNNNNNNNNNNNNNNNNNNNNNNNNNNNNNNNNNNNNNNNNNNNNNNNNNNNNNNNNNNNNNNNNNNNNNNNNNNNNNNNNNNNNNNNNNNNNNNNNNNNNNNNNNNNNNNNNNNNNNNNNNNNNNNNNNNNNNNNNNNNNNNNNNNNNNNNNNNNNNNNNNNNNNNNNNNNNNNNNNNNNNNNNNNNNNNNNNNNNNNNNNNNNNNNNNNNNNNNNNNNNNNNNNNNNNNNNNNNNNNNNNNNNNNNNNNNNNNNNNNNNNNNNNNNNNNNNNNNNNNNNNNNNNNNNNNNNNNNNNNNNNNNNNNNNNNNNNNNNNNNNNNNNNNNNNNNNNNNNNNNNNNNNNNNNNNNNNNNNNNNNNNNNNNNNNNNNNNNNNNNNNNNNNNNNNNNNNNNNNNNNNNNNNNNNNNNNNNNNNNNNNNNNNNNNNNNNNNNNNNNNNNNNNNNNNNNNNNNNNNNNNNNNNNNNNNNNNNNNNNNNNNNNNNNNNNNNNNNNNNNNNNNNNNNNNNNNNNNNNNNNNNNNNNNNNNNNNNNNNNNNNNNNNNNNNNNNNNNNNNNNNNNNNNNNNNNNNNNNNNNNNNNNNNNNNNNNNNNNNNNNNNNNNNNNNNNNNNNNNNNNNNNNNNNNNNNNNNNNNNNNNNNNNNNNNNNNNNNNNNNNNNNNNNNNNNNNNNNNNNNNNNNNNNNNNNNNNNNNNNNNNNNNNNNNNNNNNNNNNNNNNNNNNNNNNNNNNNNNNNNNNNNNNNNNNNNNNNNNNNNNNNNNNNNNNNNNNNNNNNNNNNNNNNNNNNNNNNNNNNNNNNNNNNNNNNNNNNNNNNNNNNNNNNNNNNNNNNatgataaaaatgtatagattatgtattttgtcgaaatattttattagtattctactaataataaaaaatagcatCCCTAATGAACAGTATAAACGCATATAAAAGAGCGTATGTAATGTACAATGCACGGTCAGTCTAACATCGACATACTATACAGACCTACCTCAGGCTGACTGTAAGTATGTTTGACGGAGACAACACCGTATGTTCGGAAATCGCTATGGAATCTACATGCAAGAAGAGGAAGGTGGAGAAAACTGTGGCACCGATGAAGAAGGCCAAGACGACGTCAACAGCGTTTACCAATATTCCGCTGCTACGAATTCGGACTGCTATTGAGATAGAGAAGTTGATTGTGGACAATCTGGTTCACGTCACACAGCTGTTGATGGATTTCAAACTGAAGGTGGGATCGAAATTTCACATTTCAGTTTGGATAGTTTTGATATCAATATGGCACCCGGAACATTTTTTCACACTGATGAACCCAAAGAAATGGACGACTACGAATCTGGCACGCGACGAGCTACTGGAGGAATGCAATATGGAGGATACTCCAATGAGAGACAGAATCAAGGCATTTTTGCTCGTGGCTCGCCAATTTATGAGCACATGCTTAGAAGAATTGTCGATCGAATTTGTGACATCGATTTTCGAGGAAATGATCGATACATCAGCGACGTTATTGTCCCCCGTGGTCCTAATGGAGTTGATGAAGTTACTaaagaattacaaaatatgttgcgACAGTTCCCTCCAAAGCTCCCAGTCATCGTCACAGCCCATGGCGACCATGTCCATTGCGTCCACGTCTGCCGACAATCAAACTCGGCTTGTCGGTGTTTATGGTTGCAACGATCCGTCCTCTATCGCCAACATGGACGACGACGCCTTCAAAGACGCGTTTGGGCGATACGCCTCACGTCGTCGGACTGGGAAAGTATCATGCGATATTTGTCTACAGACGGACGGGAACCCCAACAAATTGAGGGCGTCGGTTCCTATGGAGGATTACGTGATGGACGCAATTTTATACAAGTATTTTCGTAGTgcctttgtatatttttatttgatctgACATACTATAAACAAGTTCATTTAAATGAATATGAAACGGATTTGCCTCAAACGGTTcgtaatagtttttattattttgaaacatcCGCAGTCTATTCTCGTAATTTCGTACACTAGGCAAATGCCTGTTGTACAAAATGTCAACTTCTGTAGTTcgaaatttatatgttttaaaatgagTGACGTAAAGTGATACGACGACCCAAATTTTTTCACCATGGTCGATATGAACACTTCTTTTAGATACGATTTACGAACATATTGCAAATAACTTTTTACCACGTACTTGTATAAAATTGCGTCCATCACGTAATCCTCCATAGGAACCGACGCCGTCAATTTGTAGAAAAATATCGCACGATACTTTCCCAGTCCGACGACGTGAGGCGTATCGCCCAAACGCGTGTTCGAAGGCGTCGTCGTCCATGTTGGCGATAGAGGACGGATCGTTGCAACCATAAACACCGTCAAGCCGAGTTTGACTGTCGGCAGACGTGGACGCAATGGACATGGTCGCCACGGGCTGTGACGATGACTGGGAGCTTTGGAGGGAACTGTcgcaacatattttgtaattctttAGTAACTTCATCAACTCCGTTAGGTCCACGGGGGATAATAACGTCGCTGATGTATCGATCATTTCCTCGAAAATCTATGTCACAAATTCGATCGACAATTCTCCTAAGCATGTGCTCATAAATTGGCGAGCCACGAGCAACAAGGCCTTGATTCTGTCTCTCATTGGAATATCCTCCATATTGCATTCCTCCAGTAGCTCGTCGCGTGCCAGATTCGTAGTCGTCCATTTCTTTGGGTTCATCAGTGTGGAAAAATGTTCCGGGTGCCATATTGATATCAAAACTATCCAAACTGAAATGTGAAATTGCGATCCCACCTTCAGTTTGAAATCCGTCAACAGCTGTGTGACGTGAACCAGATTGTCCACACTCAACTTCTCTATCTCCATAGCAGTCCGAATTTGTAGCAGCGGAATATTGGTAAACGCTGTCGACGTCATCTTGGCCTTCTTCATCAGTGCAGCAGTTTTTTCCGCCTTCCTCTTCTTGCATGTAGATTCCATAGCGACTTCCGAACATACGGTGTTGTCTCTGTCAAACATACTTACAGTCAGCCTGGGTAGGTCTGTATAGTATGTCGATGTTAGACTGACCGTGCAAAGTACATTACGCTCTTTTATATGCGTTTATACTGTTCATTACGGATGCAATTCTTTATTATTAAGatgaatactaataaaaaaattagacaaaatgcataatatatacatttttatcatcataTCGTATGCAATTTCTAAGAACCATAGTTTGTagttttttatatcaaacaCACACTATTGCAATTTAACACATGGTCACTTTATTATTAAGTAGTATacttgtcaaaaaaataaaaatgcataatattggtatttttattacNNNNNNNNNNNNNNNNNNNNNNNNNNNNNNNNNNNNNNNNNNNNNNNNNNTACAGCGTCTGTTCTGGCAGAAGATCAGTACGGTGAATTCAAAAAATGTCGTGTAATATTAGACAATGGATCACAAATGAACTTTGTATCTAAAAGCTTCGCTAATTTATTGCAACTTGCACGCAATAGAACGATACTCCCTATCAGTGGCATTGGAGCAAATCGAACACAGTCTGTCTCAAGTATATCAATCAAGGTAAAATCTCGAGTAAAGCAATTTGAAGTTGACTTAGTTTGTCACATACTACCGATAGTGATAGATGCTTTACCAAGTTGTTCAAAACCGAAAGGTGGATGGGAGGTTCCAGAAGAACTAGTACCACAGCTGGCCGACCCGTCGTTCAATTCAACAGGAAGTGTTGACTTGCTCATTGGTGgtggtatattttatgatttaattgaGGCAGCAAGGATCAGGTCAAAAAAGGGAGCTGTTTGCTTACAAGACTCGAAGTTTGGTTGGCTTGTTACAGGAGAGGTGGGCACAATCTCACTTTTGGCTACATGTTCAATTGGTGAAGCCTGCGAGGACAATCTCAGGATACTAAGCAATAGTGAATCTGAAGTGTATGGAGTTGCATCAAAACCAAATAGGAAATCTATTGAAGAACAGAAGGCTCTCAAACATTTTGAAGAAACTGCAAGGCGAGATGAGACAGGAAGATTCGTTCTGCGACTACCATTGAAGCCAGATGCACGTACCGTCGGAAGAACCTTAGAAATGGCGACTGCTAGATTTCTCAGCGTTGAGCGAAGGCTCCAACGTGAACCAGAACTGCGGCTTCAATACACTCAATTTATggaagagtatttaaaaatgggACACATGAAAATAGTGAGCAAGGAAGAGAACCAGCCAAGTGCCGCATTCTATCTACCGCATCATCCAGTGATGAAGTTATCGAGTCTCACAACTAAGTTACGGGTCGTATTCGACGCATCGGCTAAAAGTACTTCAAACTTATCCTTGAACGATGTACTTTTGTGTGGTCCTACTGTTCAAGATGATTTAGTTACAATACTGATGCGATTCCGTAAACATCAGGTTGTCATAACAGCAGACGTAGAGAAGATGTTCAGACAAATAAGGGTAGCTGAAGAAGACCAAGACTGGCAAAGGATAGTTTGGAGATCGCAGCCAGATAAAGCATTAGAATTGTATCGACTTTCAACCGTAACTTATGGCACAACTTCAGCTTCATTTATGGCAACTAATTGTCTTGTCTCACTGTCCGAAGAAGCAAAAGAGAAACACCCAGAAGCGTCAAAAATCATGCGCCATGATTTCTATATGGATGATTTAATGACCGGTGCCAGCACAGTTGATGAGTGCTGCCAGTTACAGAAGCAAATCGACTCAATTCTAGAATCAGCACACTTTACATTGCGCAAATGGTGTTCGAATTCAACTGAAGTCTTAGAACGCATTGGAAGTTCAAGCGACGACCCGTTATTTGCACTACAGATTGGGGaagatgaaataattaaatcattgggGCTTAGTTGGAAGCCAGCTTTGGACGCATTTCAATTCATAGTAGAGCAGAAAGCATCTATGCCTAAGTCGACAAAAAGAACGCTATTATCTGATCTAAATAGAATCTTTGACCCTCTAGGGTTCCTGGCACCTGTACTGGTAAGAGGAAAAATATTCTTGCAGCAGCTTTGGCAGTTGAAAATAGAATGGGACCAACAGCTACCAGAGGAATTGTCAAATAGATGGTATACATTTTACCAAGAGTTTAATGATCTAAGTTATCTACCTATTCCGAGAAAGTGTATACCGTACCAATCTGTGGAAGTTGAAATCCATGGGTTTTGCGACGCATCGGAAGAGGCCTATGGATCTGCAATCTACGTACGAAGTAAGGATTATACTGGCTGCTGGCACTCCCGATTACTATGTGCGAGGACGCGTGTCGCGCCATTAAAAGGCTCGACAATACCAAGGCTTGAGCTGGGAGGAGCATTAACACTCACTCAGTTATCGATAAAAGTGTCCGAGGCCTTAGAGATGGATGTTAAAAAATTCTACTTATGGACTGATTCGATGGTAGTACTTGGATGGCTAAATTCACAAACTTGTAGATTAAAAACATTCGTGGCCAACCGGGTAGAAGAGATTCTAGAAACTACGCAGCCAGAGCAATGGAGGCATGTAGTAACAAGCGAAAATCCAGCTGATATTCTCTCTCGAGGTACAACGCCGAATAATCTTCAGAGTATGAACCTATGGTGGCAGGGACCACATTGGTTAGCGTCAGAGTCAGATGAATTTAAGAAATCAATCATTACAAACCAGAATCAGGACCTGCCGGAGCAGCGCAAGATTAAGCTAGCATTGTTGGCAGTGAATCCGTTAGGCAACCTTTTCCAGTACTATTCCAATTGGCGGAATCTGCTATGTGCAGTGGCATGGATTTCGAGGTTCCTAAGATATCTAAAGGCGAAAAAGAACTTGGGATGTGCCCAAATATCTAACCGTATCTGAGCTGAAATCAGCAGAGATAACAGTACTAAAGCATGTACAGAAGGAGGTGTTTGCAAGAGAGATGTTGGAACTGAAAAAGGGTAATGATGTAGGAAGAAAAAGCAAGCTAAAGGGACTCTCACCATATTTAGAAGACGGCCTAATCTTAGTTGGTGAACGATTAGGATACGCCCAAATCCCTGAGCGCCAAAAGCACCCAATAGTTTTGCCTAATGGTCATAGAGTATCGAAGCTAATTTTCGAGAGTAAACATCGGGAACTTCTACATTGTGGGCCACAGTCACTGCTGGCTGACATCAGACGTGTATACTGGCCAATTAAGGGACGGATTACAGCACGATCAGTCATATCAAAGTGTGTAAGATGTGCTAGGGCAAAGCCACAATTTGTACAGCCGCTAATGGGACAACTGCCACGGCAAAGAGTAAATGTCTCACCACCGTTCGCCGTAACAGGTGTTGACTTTGCAGGACCATTAATTGTCCGAAGTGGAGTACGTCGAATTGTCGGAACAAAGGCCTGGATATCACTATTTGTCTGTTTCTCAACTAGAGCTATTCATCTAGAGGTAGTAGAGAATCTATCCAGTGGTGCTTTTGTAGCAGCACTTAAGGCGTTTCATGGCACGAAGAGGACGTTGTGTGAAAATATATAGTGATAACGGGACTAACTTCGTGGGCGCCCAGAAGGAGCTCAACATTCCAATTCATCAAAGTATACCTGTAATAGCCAAGGAAGGTGTTGAATGGCACTTCAACCCGCCCTCTGCCCCACATTTTGGCGGCTTATGGGAAAGTGCGGTCAAAGGTGCTAAACACCATTTAACTCGTATGCTTGGTGAAGCCAAGCTCACCATAGGCGAGCTTAATACTTTACTGTGCCAGATCGAGGCATGTTTAAACTCGCGACTGATCACACCGATGGGTCATGATCCTTCAGAGCCAGAAGCACTGACAACAGCTCACTTCTTAATTGGAAGGCCCATCACGTTAATGCCTGAAGTAGACCTGACACAAGAAAATCCAGGAGGCATGCGCAGGTGGAAATACGTACAACACTTAAGTCAAACATTTTGGAAAAGATGGCATGCAGAATATTTACCACAAATGCAAGTTCGAGGGAAATGGATAACAAAAAAGGGGCCACTGAAGATTgatgatattgttataataaaggAAGATCATGTACCACCTACCAAATGGAAGCTCGGCAGAGTCATTAAGGTCCATCCAGGAGTAGATGGAGAAATCCGAGTGGTTACAGTACGAATTGGTTCAGGAACAGAAATGAAAAGGCCAACGGTAAAACTATGCCGACTCCCAACAGACAAAGACATAAATGTAGATGAAAACGAAGagttagttgaaaaataaattttcaacgCGGGGGAGAATGTTGCCGccgcaacataatattatttgtatattttaattattaatattatcaccgGGCACAGGTGAACAGCTggtcacacacacactcacatatcattattttgtattgttttattattgttattattatcgttaaatgTGTCttgtgagttatataatatgtagattaaatGTTATCGTACGCCGccgattttttatatatttgtatcattattatttagatttttgtattatacagtaaCAGCAAACTTATTACCAGAAACCGtgttaccattttattattattgttttattgtacacacacccacacgcatacacacattaatacacaaataatacacataaatacactACACGCATTACGTAGCTCGACAGTATTTGCCCGGCAATCCCGACCACTGCTGTTCGAGCTATTACACCACTCCACACCCAGCTAGTCCTCACATATTTAAGATCTGTCCTAGGTGTTAGTGGTGAACAATTAGGTGTCCGGGGTgcgcatgttattattatatgctaccGGCCCGCACAGTCTGAATCATCATTACTTAAAttctgtaaaatatgttttaatatattatttaaaagattaacATTTAGATATTTGAAAGTCACAATTTCTTTTTGTGAAGACATGCTTTCTACGTATATTTTTgcggtagataataatattatattattattatcataacaatacTTAATAAAGGGTACTGACTTCATTTATTGTATCCATTGTAGACTGTAGtattatactctataatattattataatgatgaacataattattttaataatacgagtaataaaaattatagaacaataaaatataaaattcacgtGCTTTAAATTATGACTTAGCTGACTTCACTGGGCGTGAATAATGTAGTCGTAACTCAAGTTACAACTTTCTTCGCTGATACCACTGTTTTCTATGgcattataatttcaagtttttcTATTCTCTTTGaccaagttttaataataattgtggtcGTCGGAGATATAGAAAATAGAGGAGAATTCGTTTTCGTTATCaactaaaaattgataaaaattgagtTACGACAGTTTTCGTTGCGGCAGTCGATATAGTATATTAGAAacacatcgtataatataatattataatgttttgtttattaaatacatttatttttgcatataataatcaaattggtGTCTTGCTTTTGCGAGTTTCACGCTTGGGATCTCTTAGCATAGTATCAAATATCGACTGTATTGTTTGATTAAGACTGGTATTAAGTGGATGGTTGTCATTTGTGTGTAATCTAATGGTAGCTTCGCTGAATTTCcatctataacaattaattttaattttttttaaacaataagataaataaaataagtaaaccaatgtatttaataaatacaacgtTANNNNNNNNNNNNNNNNNNNNNNNNNNNNNNNNNNNNNNNNNNNNNNNNNNNNNNNNNNNNNNNNNNNNNNNNNNNNNNNNNNNNNNNNNNNNNNNNNNNNNNNNNNNNNNNNNNNNNNNNNNNNNNNNNNNNNNNNNNNNNNNNNNNNNNNNNNNNNNNNNNNNNNNNNNNNNNNNNNNNNNNNNNNNNNNNNNNNNNNNNNNNNNNNNNNNNNNNNNNNNNNNNNNNNNNNNNNNNNNNNNNNNNNNNNNNNNNNNNNNNNNNNNNNNNNNNNNN
This portion of the Acyrthosiphon pisum isolate AL4f chromosome A1, pea_aphid_22Mar2018_4r6ur, whole genome shotgun sequence genome encodes:
- the LOC103308388 gene encoding uncharacterized protein LOC103308388 gives rise to the protein MNFVSKSFANLLQLARNRTILPISGIGANRTQSVSSISIKVKSRVKQFEVDLVCHILPIVIDALPSCSKPKGGWEVPEELVPQLADPSFNSTGSVDLLIGGGIFYDLIEAARIRSKKGAVCLQDSKFGWLVTGEVGTISLLATCSIGEACEDNLRILSNSESEVYGVASKPNRKSIEEQKALKHFEETARRDETGRFVLRLPLKPDARTVGRTLEMATARFLSVERRLQREPELRLQYTQFMEEYLKMGHMKIVSKEENQPSAAFYLPHHPVMKLSSLTTKLRVVFDASAKSTSNLSLNDVLLCGPTVQDDLVTILMRFRKHQVVITADVEKMFRQIRVAEEDQDWQRIVWRSQPDKALELYRLSTVTYGTTSASFMATNCLVSLSEEAKEKHPEASKIMRHDFYMDDLMTGASTVDECCQLQKQIDSILESAHFTLRKWCSNSTEVLERIGSSSDDPLFALQIGEDEIIKSLGLSWKPALDAFQFIVEQKASMPKSTKRTLLSDLNRIFDPLGFLAPVLVRGKIFLQQLWQLKIEWDQQLPEELSNRWYTFYQEFNDLSYLPIPRKCIPYQSVEVEIHGFCDASEEAYGSAIYVRSKDYTGCWHSRLLCARTRVAPLKGSTIPRLELGGALTLTQLSIKVSEALEMDVKKFYLWTDSMVVLGWLNSQTCRLKTFVANRVEEILETTQPEQWRHVVTSENPADILSRGTTPNNLQSMNLWWQGPHWLASESDEFKKSIITNQNQDLPEQRKIKLALLAVNPLGNLFQYYSNWRNLLCAVAWISRFLRYLKAKKNLGCAQISNRI
- the LOC103308387 gene encoding uncharacterized protein LOC103308387, with amino-acid sequence MLELKKGNDVGRKSKLKGLSPYLEDGLILVGERLGYAQIPERQKHPIVLPNGHRVSKLIFESKHRELLHCGPQSLLADIRRVYWPIKGRITARSVISKCVRCARAKPQFVQPLMGQLPRQRVNVSPPFAVTGVDFAGPLIVRSGVRRIVGTKAWISLFVCFSTRAIHLEVVENLSSGAFVAALKAFHGTKRTLSKEGVEWHFNPPSAPHFGGLWESAVKGAKHHLTRMLGEAKLTIGELNTLLCQIEACLNSRLITPMGHDPSEPEALTTAHFLIGRPITLMPEVDLTQENPGGMRRWKYVQHLSQTFWKRWHAEYLPQMQVRGKWITKKGPLKIDDIVIIKEDHVPPTKWKLGRVIKVHPGVDGEIRVVTVRIGSGTEMKRPTVKLCRLPTDKDINVDENEELVEK